A stretch of the Mycobacteriales bacterium genome encodes the following:
- the ribH gene encoding 6,7-dimethyl-8-ribityllumazine synthase, whose translation MSGSGAPIEEVPDGSGLRVAVVAARWHSEITDALLAGALRGLEDAQVDAPYVCRAPGAFELPVIARDLAAEHDAVVALGVVIRGGTPHFEYVCSAATDGLSRIATDTGVPVGFGLLTCDTTAQAIDRAGLPGSSEDKGREAAMAAVETALVLRAIRAHRHAPADGR comes from the coding sequence ATGAGCGGCAGCGGAGCGCCGATCGAGGAGGTGCCCGACGGCAGCGGTCTGCGGGTGGCCGTCGTTGCGGCTCGCTGGCACAGCGAGATCACTGATGCGCTGCTCGCCGGCGCCCTGCGCGGCCTCGAGGACGCGCAAGTCGATGCGCCGTACGTCTGTCGGGCGCCCGGTGCGTTCGAGCTGCCCGTCATAGCCCGCGACCTCGCCGCAGAACATGACGCCGTCGTGGCGCTGGGCGTTGTCATCCGTGGCGGCACACCGCACTTCGAGTACGTGTGCTCGGCGGCTACCGACGGCCTGTCGCGGATCGCGACCGACACCGGCGTCCCGGTAGGCTTCGGGTTGCTGACCTGCGACACCACTGCGCAGGCAATCGACCGGGCGGGACTGCCTGGGTCGAGCGAGGACAAGGGACGGGAGGCCGCGATGGCTGCGGTCGAGACGGCGCTGGTGCTGCGGGCGATCCGCGCCCACCGCCATGCACCGGCGGACGGTCGCTGA
- the hisG gene encoding ATP phosphoribosyltransferase, with protein MLSLVLPKGSLEKATLELFDAADLAVRRGSDRDYRAGISDPRVDRVMFLRPQEIPRYVEEGLFDLGITGRDWITETSAKVESVCELEYSKATSNPVRIILAVPADHPAQTGAQLPDGVRVSTEYPELTRRFFADAGVNAVIVPSYGATEAKVPDIVDAIVDVTETGSSLRAHGLRILETLLTSRTELIANPQAYADPEKRAAMEDIALLLQGAIRARGTVYLMLNVSEGDLSAVLAQLPSMSSPTQTQLAGGGYALGTVVPKQGVNELIPALKAAGARDILELPIAKIVE; from the coding sequence GTGCTCTCGCTCGTGCTTCCCAAGGGTTCGCTGGAGAAGGCGACCCTCGAACTGTTCGACGCTGCCGACCTGGCCGTGCGGCGCGGGTCCGACCGCGACTACCGCGCGGGCATCTCCGATCCCCGGGTCGACCGCGTGATGTTCCTGCGGCCGCAGGAGATCCCGCGCTACGTCGAGGAAGGGCTCTTCGACCTCGGCATCACCGGTCGTGACTGGATCACCGAGACCTCGGCGAAGGTCGAATCGGTGTGTGAGCTCGAGTACTCGAAGGCGACCTCGAACCCGGTCCGGATCATCCTTGCCGTCCCTGCCGACCACCCGGCGCAGACGGGGGCGCAGCTTCCCGACGGCGTACGGGTCTCGACCGAATACCCCGAGCTCACCCGGCGGTTCTTCGCCGATGCCGGCGTCAACGCGGTCATCGTGCCGTCGTACGGCGCCACTGAGGCCAAGGTGCCCGACATCGTCGACGCGATCGTCGACGTGACCGAGACCGGCTCGTCGCTTCGCGCGCACGGGCTGCGGATCCTCGAGACGCTGCTGACCTCCCGTACCGAGCTCATCGCGAACCCGCAGGCCTACGCCGATCCGGAGAAGCGCGCCGCGATGGAGGACATCGCGCTGCTGCTGCAGGGGGCGATCCGGGCCCGGGGGACGGTCTACCTGATGCTGAACGTCTCCGAAGGCGACCTCAGCGCCGTGCTGGCCCAGCTGCCGTCGATGAGCTCACCGACGCAGACGCAGCTCGCCGGGGGTGGGTACGCGCTCGGGACCGTCGTACCCAAACAGGGCGTCAACGAGCTGATCCCTGCGCTGAAGGCAGCCGGAGCGCGGGACATCCTCGAACTCCCCATCGCCAAAATCGTCGAATAA
- a CDS encoding DUF559 domain-containing protein, with translation MPPTPYVPLALTHAPFTSAEAAVAGVSDSALRRGPWRHVFREVWVHEDVPDNRETRVEAVRLVLGKHAFVCGLTAAWMYGIDARDRRWQLVWVGCPTGSRLRTRRGCFTREITVTAADLDLFNGVLLTTPVRTVYDCARWLSPVEALVVADALVGQGLLTVEELSTYRNCHRGIRNVTRVDQLIRTIEPLSESAMETRVRHLLTSAGLPRPTAQHVVRDVAGSFVARLDLAYVGIKLAIEYDGALHWEQRREDDRRRDRLRALGWTVIVVSAEDYFNAPGLIVDQVRREMRRAA, from the coding sequence GTGCCTCCGACGCCGTACGTGCCATTGGCCTTGACCCACGCGCCCTTCACCTCCGCCGAAGCTGCCGTCGCCGGGGTCAGCGACTCCGCACTGCGGCGAGGGCCGTGGCGACATGTGTTCCGGGAGGTATGGGTTCACGAGGACGTCCCCGACAACCGGGAGACCCGCGTCGAGGCGGTCCGGCTCGTCCTCGGCAAGCACGCGTTCGTGTGCGGCCTGACTGCGGCGTGGATGTACGGGATCGACGCCCGTGACCGGCGCTGGCAGCTGGTCTGGGTCGGCTGCCCGACCGGCAGCCGGCTGCGGACCCGTCGGGGATGCTTCACTCGCGAGATCACGGTGACGGCTGCTGATCTGGACCTGTTCAACGGCGTACTGCTGACCACGCCGGTCCGCACGGTGTACGACTGCGCCCGCTGGCTGTCCCCGGTCGAGGCGCTCGTCGTCGCCGACGCGCTGGTCGGCCAGGGCCTGCTCACCGTGGAGGAGCTCAGCACTTACCGCAACTGTCATCGCGGCATCCGCAACGTGACTCGGGTCGACCAGCTGATCCGGACGATCGAACCGCTGTCCGAGTCTGCGATGGAAACCCGGGTGCGGCACCTGCTCACGTCCGCGGGACTGCCGCGACCGACCGCGCAGCACGTCGTACGCGACGTTGCCGGCAGCTTCGTCGCCCGCCTCGACCTCGCCTACGTCGGGATCAAGCTGGCGATCGAGTACGACGGCGCACTGCACTGGGAGCAGCGACGCGAAGACGATCGCCGGCGGGATCGGCTTCGTGCGCTGGGCTGGACCGTCATCGTGGTGAGCGCGGAGGATTACTTCAACGCGCCTGGGCTGATCGTCGACCAGGTACGCCGGGAAATGCGCCGCGCCGCCTGA
- the rpmI gene encoding 50S ribosomal protein L35, whose protein sequence is MPKMKTHSGSKKRFRVTGSGKLMHRRANRNHLLEHKSSVRTRRLANEEVMSAADTKKANKLLGR, encoded by the coding sequence ATGCCCAAGATGAAGACGCACAGCGGGTCGAAGAAGCGGTTCCGCGTGACCGGTTCCGGCAAGCTCATGCACCGGCGCGCCAACCGCAACCACCTGCTCGAGCACAAGTCGTCGGTACGAACCCGCCGCCTTGCCAACGAAGAGGTCATGTCGGCAGCCGACACCAAGAAGGCCAACAAGCTGCTCGGACGTTAG
- the rplT gene encoding 50S ribosomal protein L20 has protein sequence MARVKRAVNAHKKRRVVLERASGYRGQRSRLYRKAKEQMLHSMNYAYRDRRARKGDFRQLWIQRINAAARANGMTYNRFIQGLKAAGVEVDRKNLAELAVSDEASFAALVELARANLPATGSAAGSAA, from the coding sequence GTGGCACGGGTGAAGCGGGCGGTCAACGCCCACAAGAAGCGTCGAGTCGTCCTCGAGCGGGCGAGCGGCTACCGCGGTCAGCGGTCGCGGCTCTACCGCAAGGCCAAGGAGCAGATGCTCCACTCGATGAACTATGCCTACCGCGACCGGCGCGCCCGCAAGGGTGACTTCCGGCAGCTGTGGATCCAGCGGATCAACGCGGCGGCGCGGGCCAACGGGATGACCTACAACCGGTTCATCCAGGGTCTGAAGGCGGCCGGTGTCGAGGTGGACCGCAAGAACCTCGCGGAGCTCGCGGTGTCGGACGAGGCGTCGTTCGCCGCTCTCGTGGAGCTTGCCCGCGCCAACCTGCCCGCGACGGGCAGCGCCGCCGGCTCCGCCGCGTAA
- the infC gene encoding translation initiation factor IF-3: protein MSVEPRINDRIRVPEVRLVGPNGEQVGIVAIGDALRLAQEADLDLVEVAAEARPPVCKLMDYGKWKYENAQKAREARRNQSHTIIKEMKLRPKIDPHDYETKKGHVVRFLKAGDKVKITIMFRGREQSRPELGFRLLQRLAADVEELGYVEASPKQDGRNMIMVMAPHRKHQAQPARARRADSEAASNADAGPEAPEQAAV from the coding sequence ATCAGCGTCGAACCCCGTATCAACGACCGGATTCGCGTCCCCGAGGTGCGCCTGGTCGGTCCGAACGGTGAGCAGGTCGGCATCGTCGCCATCGGCGACGCGCTGCGACTGGCCCAGGAGGCAGATCTCGACCTGGTCGAGGTAGCCGCCGAGGCCCGTCCTCCGGTCTGCAAGCTCATGGACTACGGCAAGTGGAAGTACGAGAACGCGCAGAAAGCGCGGGAGGCGCGACGCAACCAGTCGCACACGATCATCAAGGAGATGAAGCTCCGGCCGAAGATCGATCCGCACGACTACGAGACCAAGAAGGGTCACGTGGTGCGGTTCCTCAAGGCAGGAGACAAGGTCAAGATCACGATCATGTTCCGCGGCCGCGAGCAGTCCCGCCCCGAACTGGGCTTCCGGCTGCTGCAGCGACTTGCCGCGGACGTCGAAGAGCTCGGGTACGTCGAGGCGTCGCCCAAGCAGGACGGCCGCAACATGATCATGGTGATGGCCCCGCACCGAAAGCACCAGGCGCAGCCGGCACGAGCACGGCGGGCGGACAGCGAGGCGGCCAGCAACGCCGACGCTGGGCCCGAGGCTCCCGAGCAAGCTGCGGTCTAG
- a CDS encoding RNA methyltransferase, producing MDSPRNPRIVAARQLHNARGRRAAGAFLAEGVHAVLAALDAGFTVREAFVTDPAAAREPELMRGLARAGVTIHTVGERAMRAVGETTTPQGVVAVVELPDPPPLPDSPRLAVVLHDCADPGNAGTVIRNGDAAGAAVVALGARSVDVWSGKSVRASAGSVFNLPLVVGRQTDSLVDELRDAGCQILATAADGDADLDELIDSGDLVSPTAWLFGSEAHGLPRELLDRADRVVRIPIHGRAESLNLAAAAAICLYASAHAQRSAGGPRL from the coding sequence ATCGACTCGCCGCGCAACCCGCGGATCGTCGCCGCCCGGCAGCTCCACAACGCGCGCGGACGCCGGGCAGCCGGCGCATTCCTCGCCGAGGGAGTCCACGCGGTCTTGGCGGCGCTCGACGCCGGCTTCACCGTTCGTGAGGCTTTCGTCACCGACCCCGCAGCGGCGCGCGAGCCTGAGCTGATGCGCGGCTTGGCGCGCGCCGGTGTCACGATTCACACGGTCGGCGAGCGGGCGATGCGCGCCGTCGGGGAGACCACGACGCCGCAGGGTGTCGTTGCCGTCGTCGAGCTGCCCGACCCGCCGCCGCTGCCCGATTCACCGCGGCTCGCGGTCGTGCTCCACGACTGTGCCGACCCGGGAAATGCCGGCACCGTGATTCGCAACGGCGACGCCGCCGGTGCCGCCGTTGTCGCCCTCGGGGCGCGGTCGGTCGACGTCTGGTCGGGCAAGTCGGTGCGGGCGAGCGCCGGGAGCGTGTTCAACCTCCCGCTCGTCGTGGGGCGCCAGACGGACAGCCTGGTCGACGAGCTACGCGATGCCGGGTGCCAGATCCTCGCCACGGCCGCTGACGGTGACGCCGACCTCGACGAGCTCATCGACAGTGGCGATCTGGTCTCGCCGACGGCCTGGCTGTTCGGGAGCGAGGCCCACGGCCTGCCCCGCGAGCTGCTGGATCGCGCCGACCGGGTGGTCCGCATCCCGATCCACGGCCGCGCCGAGAGCCTGAACCTCGCTGCGGCGGCCGCCATCTGCCTCTACGCCTCCGCTCACGCTCAACGATCCGCGGGAGGTCCTAGGCTCTGA